One stretch of Roseimicrobium sp. ORNL1 DNA includes these proteins:
- a CDS encoding GNAT family N-acetyltransferase: MPENASFQLRPATQADAAGLINLIVALADFEELEPPDEEAQKRLIEHAFGERKYFEPWLAFADDRAEPVAYAILFTTYSTFLAKPTLYLEDLFVLPEYRKQGIGGALLRKVVELADERGCGRVEWTALDWNVNAQQVYEQKVGARRMSEWYLYRMTQKEIAKYLGKTEPDGQA, from the coding sequence ATGCCCGAAAACGCTTCCTTCCAACTCCGACCTGCCACGCAGGCAGACGCCGCTGGCCTGATAAATCTCATCGTCGCCTTGGCAGACTTTGAAGAACTCGAGCCTCCTGATGAGGAGGCACAGAAGCGCCTGATCGAGCACGCCTTTGGCGAGCGGAAATACTTCGAGCCGTGGCTGGCGTTTGCGGACGACCGGGCTGAGCCGGTGGCCTACGCGATTCTCTTCACCACCTACTCCACATTCCTCGCCAAACCCACGCTCTACCTGGAAGACCTGTTCGTGCTGCCCGAGTACCGCAAGCAGGGCATCGGCGGAGCACTCCTGCGCAAGGTGGTGGAACTCGCTGATGAGCGCGGCTGCGGACGCGTGGAGTGGACCGCCCTGGACTGGAACGTAAATGCCCAGCAGGTGTACGAGCAGAAGGTGGGCGCCCGCCGCATGAGCGAGTGGTACCTCTACCGGATGACCCAAAAGGAAATCGCGAAGTACCTGGGCAAAACGGAGCCAGACGGGCAAGCCTGA
- a CDS encoding sulfatase: MTFSRRFLLSCSLAMAAGVVPVHSQAPADAAAPAPAFAATAPASRPNVLIVLCDDLRADHLSVTGHPHLKTPNIDRVAKEGVLFQNAFCTTSLCSPSRASILSGLYAHKHGVRDNFTEFPADLPNLPKHLQAAGYETGYVGKWHMGENNDEKRPGFDYWASHKGQGKYFDTEFNVEGERKVLPGYYTTVATDLATGFIKKDHGGKPWFLMLGQKAPHSFYTPEEKYKHTFDDVRVPYPKSAFMLDDKPTWYKDRLYTWHGIYGPLFEWRKEFPNDKPEAVKDFENMIHGYWGVIQSLDDSMATLLKLLEERGELDKTIIVFMGDNGLLNGENGMVDKRAMHDASIRIPILVRYPGLVAPDKAKVVKQQVLTLDMAPSLLELCGAEALPNIHGKSWVKLVKEGDKQWRDGWFYEYNYEKQFPYTPNVRGVRTNDWKYIHYPHGDDEEDRHLAELYDLKNDPGETKNLIKSQEANAMLRELQVMMATLMDAAGLEDDKMPIDEGVKKELPDQKIR, from the coding sequence ATGACTTTCTCACGACGCTTCCTTCTCTCGTGCTCGCTCGCCATGGCGGCCGGTGTGGTGCCGGTCCACAGCCAAGCCCCCGCAGATGCTGCGGCTCCTGCTCCGGCCTTTGCCGCCACAGCCCCAGCCTCCCGGCCGAATGTGCTCATTGTGTTGTGCGATGACCTGCGCGCGGATCACCTGAGCGTGACCGGGCATCCGCACCTGAAGACGCCGAACATCGATCGCGTGGCCAAGGAAGGGGTGCTTTTCCAAAACGCCTTCTGCACCACCTCGCTCTGCTCACCCAGCCGCGCCTCCATCTTGAGCGGGCTGTACGCGCACAAGCATGGCGTACGGGACAATTTCACCGAATTCCCCGCTGATCTTCCCAACCTGCCCAAGCATCTGCAGGCTGCCGGATACGAAACCGGCTATGTCGGCAAGTGGCACATGGGCGAGAACAACGACGAGAAGCGTCCCGGCTTCGACTACTGGGCCTCGCACAAGGGACAGGGCAAGTACTTCGACACCGAGTTCAACGTGGAAGGCGAGCGCAAGGTGCTCCCCGGTTACTACACCACCGTAGCCACCGACCTCGCGACGGGATTCATCAAGAAGGACCACGGCGGCAAGCCCTGGTTCCTCATGCTGGGCCAGAAGGCGCCTCACAGCTTCTACACGCCGGAGGAGAAGTACAAGCATACCTTCGATGACGTCCGTGTCCCCTACCCCAAGTCCGCCTTCATGCTTGATGACAAGCCCACCTGGTACAAGGATCGCCTCTACACCTGGCACGGCATCTACGGCCCCCTCTTTGAGTGGCGGAAGGAATTCCCCAATGACAAGCCGGAAGCCGTGAAGGACTTCGAGAACATGATCCACGGCTACTGGGGCGTGATCCAGAGCCTCGACGACAGCATGGCCACCCTGCTGAAGCTGCTGGAAGAGCGTGGTGAACTGGACAAGACCATCATCGTCTTCATGGGAGACAACGGCCTGCTCAACGGGGAGAACGGCATGGTGGACAAGCGCGCCATGCATGACGCGAGTATCCGCATTCCCATCCTCGTCCGCTATCCCGGGCTCGTGGCTCCGGACAAGGCCAAGGTGGTGAAGCAGCAGGTGCTCACCCTCGACATGGCACCGAGCCTCCTGGAACTCTGCGGCGCGGAAGCCCTGCCCAACATCCACGGCAAGTCCTGGGTGAAGCTGGTGAAGGAGGGAGACAAGCAGTGGCGCGACGGCTGGTTCTACGAGTACAACTACGAGAAACAGTTTCCCTACACGCCCAACGTCCGCGGCGTGCGCACGAATGACTGGAAATACATCCACTACCCCCATGGCGACGACGAGGAAGATCGCCATCTCGCGGAACTCTATGATCTAAAAAACGATCCCGGCGAGACCAAGAACCTCATCAAGTCCCAAGAGGCCAATGCCATGCTGCGCGAGCTTCAGGTGATGATGGCCACCCTCATGGACGCCGCAGGCCTGGAAGACGACAAGATGCCGATTGATGAAGGGGTGAAGAAGGAGCTGCCGGATCAGAAGATTAGGTGA
- a CDS encoding MFS transporter, which yields MLYAVHACALGFWGVNLGAVLKAHGLEHIVPFAFACSSIAAFISPLAMGALADHHWSPERVLRMLGIGSTVFLFLMYFAIQQGWGAAWVLVLTQIHALWSVPTFGLSTSLILSRLSNPKEQFGPIRVWATVGWMAAGILVSTVLHADKSVVSGYAACVAWIITIGLTFSLPKKRRLELPKAHRSIKEVLGLDALPLLTHPDHRVVFITSALLNMALAAFYPFTVLHLQDLGIERATMVMGIGQISEIITMLALSAVLTRLRLKWVFLAGIGFGVARYALFYLNSTSALVLGIFLHGFCFTLFFITAQIYLEQRVAASMRARAQALMTLMTSGFGNLFGYLGIGWWRVFCMTEGHTNWPKFWAGMTLLTIGVFVFFALAYKGRSRETQETSRLV from the coding sequence GTGCTATACGCCGTCCATGCCTGTGCCCTGGGGTTCTGGGGGGTGAACCTTGGCGCCGTGCTGAAAGCGCACGGGCTGGAGCACATCGTGCCCTTTGCATTTGCCTGCTCCTCCATCGCCGCCTTCATCTCGCCGCTGGCCATGGGAGCACTGGCGGACCATCATTGGTCGCCTGAGCGGGTGCTGCGCATGCTGGGCATCGGGTCCACGGTGTTTCTCTTCCTCATGTACTTCGCGATCCAGCAGGGCTGGGGAGCCGCGTGGGTGTTGGTGCTCACCCAGATTCACGCCTTGTGGTCAGTGCCGACCTTTGGATTGAGCACCAGCCTGATTCTTTCGCGATTAAGCAACCCCAAGGAGCAATTCGGTCCCATCCGCGTCTGGGCAACGGTCGGTTGGATGGCGGCAGGCATCCTCGTCAGTACCGTGCTGCATGCGGACAAATCGGTGGTGTCCGGATACGCTGCGTGCGTTGCCTGGATCATTACCATAGGCCTCACGTTCAGTCTGCCAAAAAAGCGTCGACTGGAGCTTCCCAAGGCGCATCGCAGCATCAAGGAGGTGCTGGGACTGGATGCCCTGCCATTGCTCACGCATCCGGATCACCGCGTAGTATTCATCACCTCGGCCCTGCTGAACATGGCACTGGCGGCCTTTTATCCTTTCACGGTGCTGCACCTACAAGACCTCGGCATCGAGCGTGCCACCATGGTCATGGGCATCGGGCAGATCTCGGAAATCATCACGATGCTGGCTCTATCCGCCGTGCTCACACGCCTGCGGTTGAAGTGGGTCTTCCTGGCCGGCATCGGCTTTGGGGTGGCGCGTTATGCCTTGTTCTACCTGAACTCCACCTCAGCCCTGGTTCTTGGCATCTTCTTGCACGGCTTCTGCTTCACCCTATTCTTCATCACGGCGCAAATTTATCTGGAGCAGCGCGTGGCTGCCAGCATGCGCGCAAGAGCGCAAGCCCTGATGACTCTGATGACCAGCGGCTTTGGCAACTTGTTCGGCTACCTCGGCATCGGCTGGTGGCGTGTGTTCTGTATGACTGAAGGCCACACGAACTGGCCGAAGTTCTGGGCTGGCATGACGCTGCTCACCATTGGGGTGTTTGTGTTCTTCGCTCTGGCCTACAAGGGGCGGAGCCGCGAGACACAGGAGACATCGAGGTTGGTCTAA
- a CDS encoding ATP-grasp domain-containing protein, translating to METHVIPFTETLDPEPAVEPQFVLGSNRFVNICRQRGYPVFQSFPPHPIFYDAHHWLNRGRTMTWGELKKAAFDEPVFAKPYTEKFFTGRVISSVEDMEKVQLATSFIGDEDGERILVSAPVTLVQEARFFVIDGAIVTGSLYRDRGNVRYARLGQESNSWQRLARILEARFVDEAFVIDLGLTEHGWKIVEMNNINSAGIYDCDTNAIASALYGWHLSGRGTGTAGSEHQVAI from the coding sequence ATGGAGACGCACGTCATACCGTTCACCGAAACCTTGGATCCGGAACCCGCCGTAGAGCCTCAGTTTGTGCTCGGCTCCAACCGTTTTGTAAACATCTGCCGTCAACGGGGATATCCTGTTTTCCAATCATTCCCCCCGCATCCGATTTTTTATGATGCCCATCACTGGCTGAATCGTGGGCGAACCATGACATGGGGCGAACTCAAAAAGGCGGCCTTTGACGAACCCGTTTTTGCGAAACCCTACACCGAGAAATTTTTCACGGGCCGTGTCATTTCCTCTGTTGAGGACATGGAAAAGGTCCAGCTCGCCACCTCATTCATCGGAGATGAGGACGGGGAGCGTATTCTGGTCAGTGCACCAGTCACCCTGGTGCAGGAGGCACGCTTTTTTGTCATCGATGGCGCCATCGTCACTGGCTCCCTTTATCGGGATCGTGGCAATGTTCGCTACGCGCGACTGGGGCAGGAAAGCAACTCATGGCAACGACTGGCGAGAATTCTGGAGGCACGATTCGTTGATGAAGCTTTCGTCATCGATCTGGGGCTGACAGAACACGGCTGGAAAATTGTGGAGATGAACAACATCAACTCGGCTGGCATTTATGACTGTGATACCAATGCCATAGCCAGCGCCCTATACGGATGGCATCTGTCGGGGCGTGGAACGGGAACTGCCGGATCAGAACATCAGGTAGCCATCTGA
- a CDS encoding Gfo/Idh/MocA family oxidoreductase, which yields MPLPLHHLRAGIIGTGFIAPVHIEALRRLGVQVTAICGSTKAAKATADQWGIPEVYGDYDYAAMYRSPNVDVIHITSPNRVHVEQSLAALAAGKHVICEKPLGMTSEETQRCVEAAAKSDRVFAVNYMCRYFPAILQIRAMIERGELGRIIHVQGHFFQDWLLHETDYNWRVLASEGGKLRAVGDIGTHWIDAVSFVLGAKAESVFATLETFHKQRLRPKGEVQTFTQANPADMEPYEVDTEDFGSVLLKFGKSAHGYANGVHGSAAISQVAAGWKCSLYFGIYGTKGSVQWELQEPNHIVFGRRDEPNQILQRNTPGFDKDIAGFTDYPGGHPEGFSDAHKMHYRAVYEHIASGKKSPALFASAEDGHHEVKLCEAILKSHEKQTWVNA from the coding sequence ATGCCTCTCCCGCTACACCACCTCCGCGCCGGCATCATCGGCACCGGCTTCATTGCTCCTGTTCACATCGAAGCCCTGCGCCGCCTGGGCGTCCAGGTCACCGCTATCTGCGGCTCGACAAAAGCGGCGAAGGCCACGGCGGATCAGTGGGGCATCCCGGAGGTGTACGGCGACTACGACTACGCCGCGATGTATCGCTCGCCGAATGTGGACGTAATCCACATCACCTCGCCGAACCGCGTGCATGTGGAGCAGTCTCTCGCGGCGCTCGCCGCGGGCAAACATGTCATCTGCGAAAAGCCGCTGGGCATGACCTCGGAAGAGACCCAGCGCTGTGTCGAAGCGGCGGCGAAGTCGGACCGCGTCTTTGCGGTGAATTACATGTGCCGCTACTTCCCGGCCATCCTCCAGATACGCGCCATGATTGAGCGCGGGGAGCTGGGCCGCATCATTCATGTGCAGGGCCACTTCTTCCAGGACTGGCTGCTTCATGAAACGGACTACAACTGGCGCGTGCTCGCCAGCGAGGGCGGCAAGCTCCGCGCGGTGGGCGATATCGGCACGCATTGGATCGATGCCGTGTCCTTCGTGCTGGGCGCGAAGGCAGAGTCCGTGTTCGCCACCCTGGAGACATTCCACAAGCAGCGCCTGCGTCCCAAGGGCGAGGTGCAAACCTTCACTCAGGCGAACCCTGCTGACATGGAGCCGTACGAAGTGGATACGGAAGACTTCGGCAGCGTGCTGCTGAAGTTCGGCAAGAGCGCGCACGGCTATGCCAACGGCGTGCATGGCAGCGCTGCGATCTCCCAGGTGGCTGCCGGTTGGAAGTGCAGCCTGTACTTCGGCATCTACGGCACCAAGGGCAGCGTGCAGTGGGAACTACAGGAGCCAAATCACATCGTGTTCGGACGCCGCGATGAGCCAAACCAGATCCTGCAACGCAACACCCCGGGATTCGACAAGGACATTGCCGGATTCACCGACTATCCCGGCGGGCATCCGGAAGGTTTCTCCGATGCGCACAAGATGCACTACCGTGCTGTGTATGAGCACATCGCCAGCGGCAAGAAGTCCCCTGCCCTCTTTGCCAGTGCCGAGGACGGCCATCACGAGGTGAAGCTCTGCGAAGCCATCCTCAAAAGCCACGAAAAGCAAACGTGGGTGAATGCCTAG
- a CDS encoding GNAT family N-acetyltransferase — MNLPSGCRMMEGHEAMDYAKVHTWLSSSYWTPGIPRERIEHAARNSALVLGVADAEGSQVAFLRIVSDKTRFAYVCDVWVADSHRGLGLARSMVRYAMEHPEFSTINTWTLGTKDAQGVYEPLGFRDVKEEGAYPYTWMVHRKS, encoded by the coding sequence ATGAATCTGCCGAGCGGCTGCCGCATGATGGAGGGGCATGAGGCCATGGACTACGCGAAAGTACACACCTGGCTGAGTTCCTCCTACTGGACCCCCGGCATCCCGCGGGAACGCATCGAGCACGCCGCCAGGAACTCCGCCCTCGTGCTGGGAGTGGCAGACGCTGAAGGCTCTCAGGTGGCTTTTCTCCGCATCGTTTCTGACAAGACCCGCTTCGCCTATGTGTGCGATGTGTGGGTGGCGGACAGCCACCGGGGCTTGGGTCTCGCCCGCTCCATGGTCCGGTATGCCATGGAGCATCCCGAGTTTTCCACCATCAACACCTGGACCCTCGGCACCAAGGATGCCCAAGGGGTGTACGAGCCCCTCGGTTTTCGCGATGTGAAGGAGGAAGGTGCCTATCCCTATACTTGGATGGTGCATCGCAAAAGCTGA